A genomic window from Nocardioides rotundus includes:
- the carA gene encoding glutamine-hydrolyzing carbamoyl-phosphate synthase small subunit, with protein sequence MLVLEDGRTFHGDSYGATGETFGEAVFSTGMTGYQETLTDPSYHRQVVVMTAPHVGNTGINDEDPESRRIWVSGYVVRDPARVPSNWRSVRSLDDELRDQGVVGISGIDTRALTRHLRERGAMRVGISTEETDPAALLARVKEQPPMQGSELAGEVTTHEAYVVPAVSTGSTTDKAGSTTDKAGSTTDKAGSTTDGPVARVAALDLGIKGMTPAMLAERGVEVHVLPSTATIEDVLAVEPDGVFFSNGPGDPEAADVSTLQGVLERGIPFFGICFGNQLFGRALGFGTYKLKYGHRGINQPVMDRTTGKVEVTAHNHGFAVDAPVDRATETPYGTASVSHVCLNDDVVEGLELRDADGALKSFSVQYHPEAAAGPHDAAYLFDRFLTLMNDRKGS encoded by the coding sequence ATGCTCGTCCTCGAGGACGGTCGCACCTTCCACGGCGACTCCTACGGAGCGACCGGCGAGACGTTCGGGGAGGCAGTGTTCTCCACCGGCATGACCGGCTACCAGGAGACGCTCACCGACCCCAGCTACCACCGCCAGGTCGTCGTGATGACCGCCCCGCACGTCGGCAACACCGGCATCAACGACGAGGACCCCGAGTCCCGCCGGATCTGGGTGTCGGGGTACGTCGTCCGCGACCCCGCCCGCGTCCCCTCCAACTGGCGCAGCGTCCGCAGCCTGGACGACGAGCTGCGCGACCAGGGCGTCGTCGGGATCTCCGGGATCGACACCCGCGCCCTGACCCGACACCTGCGCGAGCGGGGCGCGATGCGCGTGGGCATCTCCACCGAGGAGACCGACCCCGCGGCGCTTCTGGCGCGGGTGAAGGAGCAGCCGCCGATGCAGGGCTCCGAGCTCGCCGGCGAGGTCACCACACACGAGGCGTACGTCGTCCCCGCGGTCTCGACAGGCTCGACCACCGATAAGGCAGGCTCGACCACCGATAAGGCAGGCTCGACCACCGATAAGGCAGGCTCGACCACCGACGGGCCCGTGGCCCGGGTCGCGGCGCTGGACCTCGGGATCAAGGGGATGACGCCGGCGATGCTCGCCGAGCGCGGCGTCGAGGTGCACGTCCTGCCCTCGACCGCCACGATCGAGGACGTCCTGGCCGTCGAGCCGGACGGCGTCTTCTTCTCCAACGGCCCCGGCGACCCCGAGGCCGCCGACGTCAGCACCCTGCAGGGCGTGCTGGAGCGCGGCATCCCGTTCTTCGGGATCTGCTTCGGCAACCAGCTCTTCGGCCGTGCGCTGGGCTTCGGCACCTACAAGCTCAAGTACGGCCACCGCGGCATCAACCAGCCGGTCATGGACCGCACCACCGGCAAGGTGGAGGTGACCGCGCACAACCACGGCTTCGCGGTGGACGCGCCCGTGGACCGCGCCACGGAGACGCCGTACGGAACCGCGAGCGTCAGCCACGTCTGCCTCAACGACGACGTGGTCGAGGGGCTGGAGCTGCGCGACGCCGACGGTGCGCTGAAGTCGTTCAGCGTGCAGTACCACCCCGAGGCGGCCGCCGGCCCGCACGACGCGGCGTACCTCTTCGACCGTTTCCTGACGCTGATGAACGACCGGAAGGGGTCCTGA